Sequence from the Phragmites australis chromosome 11, lpPhrAust1.1, whole genome shotgun sequence genome:
CTTTCCAGCCATCTTTGGTCGATCTCCTTGGAGCCAGACCTTTGGACGATGGGTTGGGCATAGGTTTGGATGGTGTCAACGGTGCCTCCACATCGTCCCAGTCATCTCCCCAGTTGTCGTCCCATTTATCAGATTGATCGGGTTCTTTCTTGCCTCCGATCGAAACCGGTAGCTCTGCCGTGTCGAGCTTCTGATATGTAGGGTTGCCATCTTGCTTACGCGTCCTCCAAAGTTTGATGCACACTCCCACCACTGCAAAGAGAACAAAGACAGGCACCAGCGTGTACGTTGAGGTAAGCCGCATTCGCATAACTTGACCTGTCTCCCTTGTGATTGCACTGTGAATGTTAATAGTACAGGTTTCTCCTGCAACCTTGAGAACTATCTCCGTGTTGTTTGCTGCCTCACTGATAGAAAAGCTCACCTGTGtctaaaataataatgataacaAATGAATAAAGGTAAACACTCAGTACACTGCAACCAAATGTCAAAGATTCAGTTTCACGTAAGAGTTGATAACCGCAACAATAGTTTACTAAACATTCTCCCAACCCAGAGAAACAATGATAACAAGCTTTTGAAAAAATGCATAAACTAGTGCATATCCCATCAATAATTATCTTTAAAGATAAATTACTCATTCATACCTCATTGTGATCGTTTGCTTCAACATGGACAGCATCTTCAGCTAAAGTGACATAATCTGGAGCAGCGATGCTAACATCAATTGGATTCGTGCCTTTGTTGTCCATCAGAAGTGATAGAGCTAACGAATCTGGTTCCAACACTAACAAGTTACTTGTGTGCAAAGTATGCACCGAATTCGAAAGAAACAACACAACTATACCAAAATGCAAAACTGAGAAGCTTCGGAACACATATAGTGAATAAAGGTAACAGGTGTCACTGAGGATCAATTGCTTAAATTCTTTAGGCAGACATAACTTTGGCTACATGTTGTCAGCAAACTATAGTTGGCTAAATCATCGCTTCGATGCTAATTTTAGCTACAAACTGAACAAAGCCAAATCTGTTGAAATATATGTATTTGGCCTTTAAATTTGATGTCCCTTTGAAACATTTATCCCAGGATCTTCCATATGAGTTCTTGGATAGATGCAAGTACAAAAATTAGGGGATGCCAAAAATGGTGTTGACATTCAAATATATTCCATGAACGCCATTTTAATGCCGGAAGAAAATGCCATTAGTTTAGCTGCGATAGCACAATAGCAAACAGACCTTAAAAGAATAAGAAGCTTTGACTATACGATTAGAAGGCTGATAGAGACAAGTATACAGTACCAAAAGACTGAACAGCTGAAAAAATCACCTTCTCCAGGAACTTTTAAGCAGGCGATGAATTTCTTCTTTTCAATGATACATCTATGAG
This genomic interval carries:
- the LOC133884888 gene encoding uncharacterized protein LOC133884888 encodes the protein MRWWGGALLLLVVSFFVVATAKDSADTLPAEKNGDSSNAHLGAGELGHPDVTNPNKNHVVRVEGAFGNDTNENNKKDNSTEGSSIRRDEPINQSTDEDDNAKKSSQVRDFLQDPLIMECDPSHRCIIEKKKFIACLKVPGEDSLALSLLMDNKGTNPIDVSIAAPDYVTLAEDAVHVEANDHNETQVSFSISEAANNTEIVLKVAGETCTINIHSAITRETGQVMRMRLTSTYTLVPVFVLFAVVGVCIKLWRTRKQDGNPTYQKLDTAELPVSIGGKKEPDQSDKWDDNWGDDWDDVEAPLTPSKPMPNPSSKGLAPRRSTKDGWKD